A stretch of DNA from Toxotes jaculatrix isolate fToxJac2 chromosome 15, fToxJac2.pri, whole genome shotgun sequence:
AAATGTACATTCACTCACTTCACTTTTTGGCTTATAAGGAGGAGCTGTCAAACCAGATCTCCACCCTGATCCACAGCTTCCACGATATTGATGGACGTAAGTTGTCCGCATGTGATTTCATAAGAGCAAGTAAAATCAGGTCATGGCACCTGAGAACAGCCCTGGACTTTTCATGACAATGTGCTGTTCCCTGCAGAGCTTTTATACCTGGAGAGCTTCCTGCAGACCTTCAAACGAGAGTGGACTGGAATCGACAGGTTGCGGATGGACAAATTCTTCCAGGTTAGTGTGGGGACAATGTTAAATGAGTTTTACCTTCTTTAAGGCAGCTGTTGAAGTGAGGTGCTTCACTGTTGAATAACTGAAGTCTTTGGGTAAAATAAAAAGGTATGTGGTGTAGTTTCATGACCTCCCTACATGACCGCCAATGGCAAGTTGATAGAAAATTTTCATATGATGAAATCAGAATACTTGTAACAAGGTATATTAGTTGTAAAAAAGATTTCAAACATAGTCATATGCTATATAATGTGATCTAAACTATCACCTACTCAACCAAAACCtcataaaagaaatattttagtgAAAGAAGAAGTGAAGAGGCTTTTAATAAACTGCTTTTTATCTGGTTAAGCAAATAAGAAGAATTTACTGTGACAATGACAACTTGACAGACACTTAGTCTACCAAACACTGACTTTAGAATTgtttacactaaaaaaaaagtactagCATTCTGCTTCTACAACACTGTCACACTCACAATTGaccatttaaaagaaaaaggatcAAAGCCAATGGAGTAGGGCCAGCCATATTATGGAAGTTTTTAATGGGAGTTTAATATTTGTAACCCACAGAAGACAACAATCCACAAATATCTCACTATCCacaaacatttactttttaatttgtgttgtgTAAAATCATATCCACAAAAATGTGCAGTGATTTGCAAATACACATAGCTTTCTTAGTAAACATCTACGCCATAGATCCATTAAACCACAGGGTTTTGCACATTTATCAATCGCTTCCTGTCCATTTGTGGACCATGTGACATCCGTGACTTCCCTCGTATTTCTTTGCGTATTCTTAATTTGTACCCAAGCCGATGTGTAGAAGAAAATCCTCCAATGTGAGGTGCAGTTACTAGTTACACCAGCAGGTGGTGACATTGCCTCATATGAGATCTACAGTCTATATGGACaacgaggaggaggacagcagccTGGCTTCAGTCAGGAggacagcatgttttttttaacgtaGTGGCTGTGATTCAGGATAGGGTTCATCACTGTCATCTCCAGATGAGCGTGCAGTGCCGTTCTTGTTTACTTCTTTGTGTTAGCTGTGGAAGTTGTATACAAGCCAGCTCACGTTGATCATTTAGTTCAGGCAGAAGGAGGCATGTCTGTGAGGCATGAATAGCAGCAATAgatgctgtaactgtaaactgtaaaacaaTCCTGAGGTGAAATGGGAGAAAATGAAGCTAAGCTAACTTTATTTAGCTTTAGACATTTGTGGTCTTCCAACACCACAGTATTTCCACCTCATGGGCATTAAACTGTGATCATGTGACACACTTCTTTTGAAACCATGGCCTAGTCTCTGTGACCTCTACTACTTCTATTACTGCTACTGCAGATACTAATACTGTCCCTAGCACTACTACAACTATTACTACTACAACTGTTAATACTACACCTCAGAGTCCTTCATAACAACCTATCAACACACACGTTGTGTTAATGTAACTTCAGTTTTAGAGAATGTTTCACTATGaccactgtattttttttgttctgtagtGTAATTTCACCTGAGCTCACTGTCCACTCAAATTTGCCAGAGACTGGGAGGACAGTGATCATCTACACATGCCTGATTTGGACTTAGTCTGCTAGAAAGTGACAACCCCCCGAGCACTCAGGGTGGCAATAAATCCCTTCCAACACTCAGACTGTGATGGTGTTGATATTTATTTGGAGACAGTGGAGTTTGTCCACAGTAGAAAAATTTGATCATAAGTtgtcaacaacaataaaacccTGCCTGGCGCTTGTGCAGGGTTGACTCATCCTCAGATGTTgacatgtaaatataaaaaaacactttagtGGACTGAGAATGTGAAAGGACAGCAGTGAATGCATTTAAAGCACGTCATCACTTCTGGTATAAAATTTTGTGTTGAATTCAATTACACATTTGTGGATTGTCTTTTGTGGGTGACAGAGTCACATAAAAACTTCCGTAAGACATTGTCTTCCACaccttcttccttgtcaaaatcGTGTTACCCACAGTGCAACTCTGATAAGCTCAGtgctttctaactccacacccccTGTTCTTTTACTTTTCAGCCATGTGGTTTTCAGCCCCAGCGGGCGCTGAGTCAAGTGATGTTATTTGCCTCAAATATCAGACTCCACACAGACACTAAAAGCTTAACCCATCTTTTTCATATGTGCAGTAGTACTCCCCAGCACTTGGacagacatgctgctgtgtaaaacctgtgGCTGTTTTCACATCAGCCTAAATTTGCCACTAACATCGTGTGTTGAAATCTGTCAGTTAAGCACTGATTTTCCTGATTTAGATGAAAATGTTGCTAATGTTGGACTATATTTAATTAGGTTCTTGTATGCGTGTTTGtctttaaataacatttaacatttgttaAATGATTTAACATTAAAGTGTAGAAAATCATGTTGAGAATTTTCAAAGTAAAGCACTGAAATCATTTTGGTATCAGTACAGAAACACTGGAATAAAAATATCTTGAACAATACCCTGTCCTGTTTAGCTGCTTCGGTTTGAGTGTCCTGCAAactgcatgctggctcactgtcacactgttagGACTTATTGGGACAAATAACTGACCTGTCCAATCTGTTTTTACTCTTATTTGGTGGTTGTTAACTTCAAGCCCTGCAAAGACATGTTCACATTTGTAGTCAGCAGAGACTACTTGTTGTTAACACAGAATAACAAGATATAACCTGACATAGTAAATAAGTAAACAGCAATGAGCACAAACGACACCCAGTGAGCTGAACCTCAGTTACAGAGCCTGGAGTCACTCCACCATCAACATCTTCAGCCTGACCATACTGACAGGTTCCCTAAACTGTGGTACACAGCCTGCTTGATTTGGTGACTGGGCAGCGTGAATAAATGAaccaaatacagaaataatgCAAGAAAGTTCATTTCTGTGCTTTGGTTCAGCCGATAGAAAACAATCATTGTGTGACTGCACAACACAGTGTACTGCTCTAAGTTGTGGTTTGAAAATGAATCTCTTTGAATTAACGTTTACTTTCctcttattttttgtttctctcacagCTAGTTCGCTTCATGTTCAGACAAACCTTTGAGTTGCTGAAGAGGAAAAACTGGGAGAGCAGGTAATGTATTAACATAAAATGTCTTCTGTAAAACCTTTATGGTCATGTTTGCGTCATACTTTTGACGTGAATAACTGTTTACTTTGTCTCCTCAGTGTGGTTTCCAGGTTTCTGGAGCTATTAACGGCTCAGCTTCTGCAGAGTGGAAGCGCAGCGCCCAGCGGGCTGCAGTTCCACATCCTGGACCTTTACATGACTGAACTGGCAGCTGTGGGTTCAGCAGAGGTACAacactgttactgtttttaAGAAATAACGGGTTATTGAGGTTGCTGAGttacacacttgtgttactgagctcctgctgtgtgtgtgtgagttgatTTGAAGCAGACTGGAAGTCCAGCGTTGCTGTTGTTTGTCATTGACTCTGGGGGAAATCGATGATAAACAGGAACTGGCgatttatattttaatacatAACACATCAGGGTGGTAAAATCACAAGAAATACTAAAGTTGCAGTGTACTGTAGCAGAGGCTCCGTTCCTGCATGAAGTGAAGCGTACCACTGCTGGGTTAAAATAAATCCCATTtccaattaattttttttttttagaattttagatttttatttgtaaagaaACAACGCTGATTCTTAAAATCCTGAGACTGATCTTTGCATTTGTGCCATGTCTCAGTAACATGTAGATCTGCTCTACATGTTATATGCGTGCACTGGTTTAattgattttaatttaattttaattgttAGCTGTTCTGATTGAGCTCAGAAGGGAGCTTACAAGATCACCTGCTCATCGTCTCTGCTTGAAGCTACATTAGCCACCACTAGCATAACACACATCAATCTGTGACAAAGGTGTAGTTCTCTGTTAAGGGTTAGGGGAAAATGATAAAGCCAGTGTGTTAACCAGCTCCTCCAATGTCTCCTCTTGTaacctttctctctgtttgtaaGGTGAGAATGATGTTGATCCTCTGCTGATTGTTTTTAGGCCATGATGATGCTTTACTTGTGTCTCGGAACTCAAGGAagaaaacagtttatctaaATCGCTGTCGGAATTTTCTGCTGATTTGCTAATAAATGAATAAGCAGTTGTTCCAGCTCTCCATCATGAGCAAATACATTTCTCCTACGGTTATCCTGACatggtctttttcttttctcacagcTCACTGCTGATCAGAACCTGATGTTCATCGAGCCGTTCTGCAAAACAGCAGCCAAAACCAAAGAGTAAGTCCACATCACCTCAGCTTTCTCTGCTTGATTCATTGTAATGCTGTTTCTTTtgatgtatgtttttgtgtatgtttttgatttttttttacggCGAATAGATGCATAGAAGTTGATGGCTGTCTGTATTTGATGCTAGTGCAGGTGGAGCTTTTGCAGTTTTGTATTTCATGGTTGAAACATAAATTTACCTAAAACCTGACATCTTTCTTTGATTATGTTCCAAAGCACCTGTGGAATGCTTTTATGGATTTGCATTTCAAACTCTCTGTGTAGTTTTTGATTGGGATCAGTGGAAACCTTGACACTGGGCTGTGGACCACAGAGGCATGATTGTAATATAAATCTTCATGTAACTGATGTTGTATTTCAGAGTTACCTGTTGACTGACTGTTTATCCAGGTCTGAACTGATCCACATGCAGTGAACCTGAAACAGCTTGATGATATGAGATATTGCTAACAGCTTGCTTTCCATCTGCTCattctgctgtctctgtcttcttctcttgcCATCCGTCTCGTCAGTCGGACTCTCTTCAGCGCCATCTGCAACAGCATCTTCAGCAGTATTATTGACCAGGCTCCCTTCGCCATTGAAGATTTGATGAGGGAGGTGAAAGCGAATGAGGACTCAGACTCAGGACAGGCCTCTGAAGAGGACTATGAAGACCACATAAAAGAGCAAAAGAGCAAACCACTCAGCGAGAAATGGACATGGAAGCAGATCAATGGTACATCttgaaaaaaattataaaaattcTAACCAGGACTGGAATTTTGTTGATTAGAAGATTAATACATTTCTCTCGAAAGTGATTGTTATTTTCAGATACAAATTCTATAACTAAGATGTTTTGGAAACTGCAAGGTTATGGAAAACCTCTGAGGCTGGTAGGTCTCATGGAAGAACCAAATTATTTTTGAGAATAAATTACTGATCCATGTTTTCAAATTAATAAATCATGTGAAGAAGTTACAAAATTCACAGCAGACAGTCTCTCGTAGGAGAGCTGCTAGCTGCTTTGAGCTGCCTTCAGCCCACATGAATTTAACGATAATATTATTAGTCACCTTTTGTTATTTATTCttgcagtgttgtgtgtgtgtgtgttagtaaatgtaaagtgctttaaaatgtttgcttgttttagTGTACTTgtagttttaatatttttaatgagAACTTAAGTTCACCTGTCATGTTTGGTTTTAGGTAGGAAATCAaatgatgaggaagaagaagaagagcaggatgAGGATGACCTTCTTCACTTGGATGACTCTGACCCAGAGGTGCCAGGTGATGAAGACATCGGTCCAGTCCTACAGGTGAAGCTtcacgtttttttgtttttttttcattttgagatCTAATCTGTTAATCTGTGTAGTGGTTTTGTGCTTTGTAAGGCTTGTGTTTGGAAACAGGCTCTCTGGAGTGTCACATTGTCCTTGAACACAGGATCAGAGTTAAATCCAGTTTCTCCTCTTAGCTGTATGATTGAACAGTGTTAATagaacctttaaaaaaatataaagctgGAGAACTACCTATTACAAGTCTTTGCAAACTCAAAAGAATTGAAAATTTCTgcttgaaggaaaaaaaaaattgaaaatgactTCCAGTAATGCAAAGTATTCTATTGGTGAAATATGCAGAAATAGCTGGAAAGCGTAGCAGCCAAATTAGGGCTGATTACTGTCATTCATTCCCTGTCGTTCATTCACAGGCTCTGATTTTCTTTCGCAGATCAGAATTTCTTTCTGCtctgaaaaataatttgaacaTATGTGTTATTGTTCCTCATCAGTTTGAGTCAGATAGTGGGTATATGTGATAGGACGGTGATGAATGAGTTTTGTTCCaatgggctgtgtgtgtgtgttgtagtttGACTATGTGGCCCTGGCAGACAAGCTGTTGGAGTTAGCCAGTCGGAGCAGTACACCCAGctcaaacagacagagactctACAAAATCATCAAAGTGTGAGTACCACCTCTCACActatattcagtgtgtgtgtgtgtgtgtgtgtgtgtgtgtgtgtgtgtgtgtgtgtgtgtgtgtgtgtgtgtgtgtgtgattcaaaGTATAacgttttcactgtgtttgatcTGATCggcattttcacagcagacattttgacttatAGTAGGAACTGCACATTAATGGCATTAATGATGACTCTGCTCTATTCAAGTATCTATTCGGCTTCTGCAATAAATATATCAGACATCAGAACATCTGAAGCTTAAGAATAAATGGGTAAACCAAGTTTTTCAGGcgctcgatttgcttacccaCTTGTCCAGGAATGATATTAATAGTATTAGGCGACCCTGAACGGCAAGACGTgcagtgtaaaacctgcaaagctaaagtcgctacgtcccgaggtaatacgaccaatctctatcaacatttgagacaacacagagaataATTCGACGagcgcatgcaaataaaagcccaaccatgtaacgtgaaagataaaactgaaaaccgcctgaaagaacTACAACGTacaatcacggatacattttgaaaatgttttatttatttttaaatttttgatattaagttatttggaacaaacagtctataatcttcaggttttgtatttttttttgtctcattattctatgtgttgtccttgatattcaagcaagCATTAAGGTGGTGACTCATGACACCATTAATTTATAATATCGTAATCGcaatcgcaatattgtccacaataatcgcaatcgcacattttcatcaaattgtGCAGCACTATCATAGATCCAGATGGacattttattatcattaattgGCCCATTAACAAACTTGTGGAGTCCAGTGTTATCATAACTGATATGAATGATGGCTAAGAAAATAAGTTGTACTAGACCATGATTCCTGTCTGTGTGGTTAAtggaaaaaaagccaaacttgATGACTGAATCTGAAATGAGACCTAAGAGGTATTGAAAACTGTGCCCATCTGTTCCAGTCTGCACCTCTGAGGAGTCAGGTTAGTGGAGGTCAGTTTGTGTCAGTGACCTAACTTTGAATTCTGGTTCATTCCAGCAGTAATCAGACTATAAGACCtgttataaaacatttataactGCATAGAGATCAATACTTCTGTTatcatttaattattaaaaaaatactacatTTTGCACTAATATAACTAGAAATATCAGGATTAAGGATATTAAATTTTAAGTGGATGCTTTGCAGAGTAAAATGAACAAGCCTTTCACAGCATGACAGATGCTCTGCTAAATTAACTTCCGGCAGGTTTATACTACCCTGTTGAACACAGTAGAAGCTAACTTAATTTGCCATTTCAAGTGTCAcgtacaaaacaaacacacagggtgtgtgtgcaaCATTTCACACCCATTACTTTCTGGACAGGAGAAAAACCAACCTGCACACCAACCATAAGGCTGAACAGCCTAAAGTAAAATCAAACATGTTCATTACAGCAGCAGATAGCAGAAAACAGAGCTGGAAGGAGTGTGAGTTACCAAAGCTGGCAAAAAAGATGACAAAGGAATGATCACACCACCTTACTGAAGTGTTTGATACCCTTTCAGAGCTCCTCTCTACACCAGCCAATCAGCATTCAATATGAATGGTGATGTGTAAAGGTTGTTAAAAGCTGGTTCTCCCCTCTGCTGATGTCCCAACTGCTGCACCTAAAGAAAGTTATTGACTTttgatttttagtttgtttagtCGTGGATTAACTCCTGACCTCCTGTGATATTTATACTGCACCAATGAATGACATTTGCTTGAATCTAATGCATTTTGTTCTTCTCCCTCACCTTGTGTTGGATCTCAGACTGCGTGACCTTGGTGAAGGTAGGAGCTGGTGATCGCACCTTATTTTTTCACACTCttagaaaaactgttaaattCTTGATCTGATTGCTGCGGCTCAGGAGCAAGAGCAGGCTGTCCCATAATCAGAAAGTCAGTGGTTTGATCCCTGGCTCTTCCATTCTGTATGTCAAAGTGTCATTTGGCAGTGACACTCCATGGTCCCCTCCATGGTCAGATGCCCTTCTTGGACACACTGAACATACCTGCAGAATATTGTCAGGGATGGATCAGGCTGTAGAAAGATTCTTTGTCAGGTTTATTGAAGGAGGATATAAGATAAGATTTGAATGAGAACTTGTGGCCAGATTGACCAACACTGTTGTATTTCTATATCTGTAGCTGTATATTTGTACTGCATGTATAGTAAGTATGTACAGTATTGTACTGCATCACTGGAATCACTTTAGTTTCATTTTATGTGCACTTAGAATTACTTGACGAAAAATAgcagtaaatgtatttattagtgtttttaggtcagtgttttctgagTGAGGTTTCTCATTGGGAGACAGATGTTGAGTGATGGAGTGATAGAGTGCTCTGGTacaaacattaacaaacaaTTTACCAGACAGTGAACTCaacagagagaaatgtgagCTACAAATTGTAAAAACAATATCTGACCTTGTCTTACTCTGgtgtctttctcctctcaggCGTCTTTCCTCAGGATGAGTATCCAGAGGAGGTCTCCacagatgaggatgatgaaatgtttgccagcaggaagaggatgaagagacaaggaggagatcacatggaggaggatgaggaggggacAATAGCAGCAAAGAAAAGTAAAGGTAACACTGATGCCTCTATAGCCTGGATGACATTTATTAACACATAGGCCTACACTTAATTTAAATGTTGGGGATATTCATTTTCTATGTTGAGTCAGTTTAAATTCTGTGAAGAGCAAGtaagaaaaagtagaaaaaaaggaggaaaaatgtgtttttagggCTCCAAGCCCGAGGAGGCTGGGgaacctttttttgttgtttttttattcttgaatTGCATCACACTTCAGCTCTAGGGGGCGCCACAAATGCTAAAAGTTTATCTTGTAATAGACTGGTTAAATTCGTATGACATTCGGTACATGCTACAGAGTCATGACTCAGTCGATACATAAATATTTGGTAATGATTGATTAAAGTGGACCAGGCTTATtacaaaaaatcaaaattttagCTCATGAGGGTTTTTGTCTGATTCttcttatttttacatttttgttcttCAGTTGGTCACAGTGGTCCAGCAgcataaactgtaaaatttgTGTAGGTGAAATTTTCAGGGGCAACGTTAGAATGGTGCACGTCAGATGCCAAAAGTGATGCACATCCACCAGCAGGTGGTGCTAAAATCAATGCCAGTAACATAACGCATGCATTCCCTGAATTTAGCTTGTGGTATAAGCCACCtgcacttgatttatttttttttttttcgcaaaaccaaaaacagaaagaaagcatTCTGACTGAGTACAAGGACATTCTGTTTTATGGCGGGTTTTATCCCGTCACATTAAGCTGTATTGGCAGCTGGAGACGGTAGAAGCTCAGAGGTCACTGAGGACCTGCCATTTGAAATCAAACCTTTCAAAAGCACAAAATTGCAAAGCATAATAATCAGGTGGATTGCATGTGTTACAGCATTGTGTCAAGGTGTGGCATATAGACCTATGGCAACTGAAGATTTTAAGTATAGCCTAAGCCtgcatgtgtatttttctgGGTCATTTTTCATCAGTTAAAGTTGAATTCTTACTGATTCTTACCTCCTCCTCAGCACAGTGCtgtttgaaacagaaaaagagctCTGCCTGAATCAGAGATGAAGAACTGCTTTTCTCTTACACTAAATATTGCCTGTGCAATGCTTTCCATTAATTTTGGGTGAATGGCACATGTTGCTTTGAAGTGTGAAGAGTAATTGGTCTGTGTCTCTGCTACTTCAGGGAAGAAAAAGGAGGCATCCACTctcaacaaacaaaaccaggaCTTGGGAAAAGATGGCTGTGGacaagcagatgaaaacaaaaagaaaaagaagaagaaaaagaagaagaaagcagtgCAGGGTGGAAGTTTAGGCTCAGAAGAGAATTCGGAGAGACCTCAACAGGGTCAAACTATGGCTCAAGCTCAAAGTACAGTTAAAGAGACTGGAGGACATCTGACGTGTTCACAAGCTGAAGATTTAGAAAAGGAAGCTGAGTTGCAGAACTCCAGCTCATCTGTAAAAGTCACAGAGGCAGCTTCTCCACAGGGTCAGTCAGAgactctgctcctctctgtggaGCCCTGCACCACTGACAAGGACCAATCTGAAACCTTTtcaaagaagacaaagaagaagaagaagaagagcctGAAAGCAGAATTACTAACAGGTGGGACTGAGGCACAGATCACATCAATAAGCTGTGAGGCTTCAGAGGAAAACAATGCAACAACAGCACTGGAGACCGAAGCTACAATGCCTgccatgaagaagaagaaaggtacGAAAGCTGAGAGGAAACCTGAGGGGAGCGAGGGCGAATCACAGATCCACGgtgtgatttcagacacatcAGTACACTGTGAGGATTCAGCAGATGGTGACACAGTCATCAGGGCTGAGAAGCCAACTGATGCTATAACTCctgccaagaagaagaagagtaagAAAAAGAGCCTCAAGGCAGATGCACAGGTTGAGGTAGAAGGAAAACACACCGACAGTGAGATCACATGTGAAGCATCACAACATAGCACAGCAACGCCACttaaaaagaagacaaagaaaaaggacaagCATGAACAGACACTTGAAGCTTCACCTGCTGCAGATGAAAGCACAGTAACACCACTGaagaacaagaggaggaagaatcAAAAAGAAGCTATGACTGCAGAGGAGACCGCTCAGGTGGTGAATGCTGAGAAGCTGCTTTTTGAGATCACCATGACAACGCCagcaaagaagaagatgaagacacCAAAGCTGGCAGCAAGCCAGACCActgagatgaaagatgaaagccATCTGCAGGTGGTTGGCAGTACGGATGCAGAGCTCCCATTGGATGAAACTGAGATGGTTTCTTCTTCCAGGAAACCCaccaagaagaagaggaagatccCTGTGGAGTTTGAGTATGAGGCTGATGAGCTGGAGGCGGCTGCACTGATCAGTGACCCTGCAGAAGGAGAGACTGGTGCCAAGAAGACTAAGCTGGGAACTGTAAGTATGTGATGAGGTTAAATGGTTCAGATGAGGTGAAGTGACTGAAGTGACACACTGTCTTCTTACACTGGGACATAATTGTTCTCTGAAATGATTTCCCACCTCAGGATGCTGAAGGGCCATCCACACCTCTGAGTGCTAAGAAGTCACAAAAGAAGGTGAAGACCCCCTCACAGGCAGTGTCTGACTTCATCACTTTTCAGAGCAACACTGTTGCCCCAACACCACTCTTCTTCAAGACAAAGGGAAGTCCCAGCACCCCACTGAAGGTAAAAGTGATGCAGTCACAA
This window harbors:
- the LOC121194764 gene encoding ribosomal RNA processing protein 1 homolog B-like, which encodes MASIQEPEVQFAQKLASNEKPIRTKAIKKLRKYINVRSQKATGGFTGDELLKLWKGLFYCLWMQDKPLLQEELSNQISTLIHSFHDIDGQLLYLESFLQTFKREWTGIDRLRMDKFFQLVRFMFRQTFELLKRKNWESSVVSRFLELLTAQLLQSGSAAPSGLQFHILDLYMTELAAVGSAELTADQNLMFIEPFCKTAAKTKDRTLFSAICNSIFSSIIDQAPFAIEDLMREVKANEDSDSGQASEEDYEDHIKEQKSKPLSEKWTWKQINGRKSNDEEEEEEQDEDDLLHLDDSDPEVPGDEDIGPVLQFDYVALADKLLELASRSSTPSSNRQRLYKIIKVLRDLGEGVFPQDEYPEEVSTDEDDEMFASRKRMKRQGGDHMEEDEEGTIAAKKSKGKKKEASTLNKQNQDLGKDGCGQADENKKKKKKKKKKKAVQGGSLGSEENSERPQQGQTMAQAQSTVKETGGHLTCSQAEDLEKEAELQNSSSSVKVTEAASPQGQSETLLLSVEPCTTDKDQSETFSKKTKKKKKKSLKAELLTGGTEAQITSISCEASEENNATTALETEATMPAMKKKKGTKAERKPEGSEGESQIHGVISDTSVHCEDSADGDTVIRAEKPTDAITPAKKKKSKKKSLKADAQVEVEGKHTDSEITCEASQHSTATPLKKKTKKKDKHEQTLEASPAADESTVTPLKNKRRKNQKEAMTAEETAQVVNAEKLLFEITMTTPAKKKMKTPKLAASQTTEMKDESHLQVVGSTDAELPLDETEMVSSSRKPTKKKRKIPVEFEYEADELEAAALISDPAEGETGAKKTKLGTDAEGPSTPLSAKKSQKKVKTPSQAVSDFITFQSNTVAPTPLFFKTKGSPSTPLKKIQTPKSESKKVTFGLKNNKTAEFRKTDRSLLVSPDGSSRVPFDPEQKPKFGVLKSAVTIKKTPNGKAKTSSNTPKSTPKRRPLAADFF